The following is a genomic window from Pseudomonas parafulva.
CGTGTCGGCCAGGACCGGTAAGATGCACATCTCGTTTTCAATCTCGACCTTTCAGGACAACCCGCCATGAGCATCAAATCGGACAAGTGGATTCGCCGCATGGCGCAGGAACACGGCATGATCGAACCCTTCGTCGAACGCCAGGTGCGCGGCGAACAGGACAGCCGGGTGATTTCCTTCGGGGTGTCCAGCTACGGCTACGATGTGCGCTGCGCCGACGAGTTCAAGGTCTTCACCAACATCAACTCGGCGACCGTCGATCCGAAGAATTTCGACGAAGGCAGCTTCGTCGACATCAAGAGCGATGTCTGCATCATTCCGCCGAACTCCTTCGCCCTGGCGCGCACCGTCGAGTATTTCCGCATTCCCCGTGACGTGCTGACCATCTGCCTGGGCAAGAGCACTTACGCCCGCTGCGGGATCATCGTCAACGTCACGCCGCTGGAGCCTGAGTGGGAAGGTCACGTGACCCTCGAGTTCTCCAACACCACGACCCTGCCGGCGAAGATCTACGCCAACGAAGGCGTGGCGCAAATGCTGTTCCTGCAGTCC
Proteins encoded in this region:
- the dcd gene encoding dCTP deaminase; its protein translation is MSIKSDKWIRRMAQEHGMIEPFVERQVRGEQDSRVISFGVSSYGYDVRCADEFKVFTNINSATVDPKNFDEGSFVDIKSDVCIIPPNSFALARTVEYFRIPRDVLTICLGKSTYARCGIIVNVTPLEPEWEGHVTLEFSNTTTLPAKIYANEGVAQMLFLQSDEACEVSYRDRGGKYQGQRGVTLPRT